TATTGATAAACTTTCTGGTGCTGGCAAGTATTGTGGTGCTGACACGGAATACGCTGGCTCCACCGGCTATTGCCAGGATGCTGCTCAGCCGGTATTCGTAATCCAAACTGAAGCAGACCAACAGCGTCATCACTGCGAACGCAGCGATATTGGGTGCCCATGTTCCCTTGAAGCCTGCATCTCTCACCGCATATTTGATGTTGTAGCCAGCGAGAAGGATGCAGAGGGTAAGAATGGTAGCCCCCATATAGTGATAGAGATAGAACTGTGTGAGAAAATCACCAGCCATACATGCCAGCCAACCTGGTTTTTCCAGATAGGTGGTAAGATAATCCCATGATGCCAGGAACAGCTGGTTCTGCTCCTGGTAATACAGATGATAGGGATAGCAGAATTGGAAGAAAGCAAAACATGCTATAGCCCCAAATACATATATGATGAATATGCAAAAGCTTTTTAGATTACTATTCATAATTTGATAAGTTTGGTTATTGCAAAGGTAGAAAAAAAATATAAGAATAAGTAACAATACTGCGTTAAATTAATATTTAATCGTCTGTAAATCAATAACTTATATTAAGAAATGCTTATGAAAACTTAACTATAGAAAGTTGGTCAAGTCGCTGATTTTCAGTAACTTTGCAAATCACGACAAACGCAAAATTATATGAATACAGGACTTGACCAATATATGGATATCTTTAAAGATGCAGTTGAAGATTCGGCTGCAAAGTTAACAAAAAGTTTCGAGAAAATACTCATCGAGGTGATAATTTTGTTCATGGTAATACCAAGAAAGATAAATTTCACCCAAATGGGGAGGTATGGCTCGCATGTTGAGCAAACCTATCGCAACGCATTCGGCTTAAAAAAGTCGAAAAGCATTGACTGGCTCAAACTTAATGTCTCACTTGCCAAGCGCTTCTTTGGTAAACAGGGAAGATGGGCTATTGCCATTGATCCCAGCTACATCAGCAAAGCTGGCAAGAAGACTCCACATATCGGTCGTTTTTGGTCGGGATGTGCACAGTCTGTTAAACATGGTCTCGAAATCATGGGTATTGGCCTCATTGATATTGATGCCAAAGACTGCATGATGTTAAAAGCACACCAGTCGCTAAGTAATAAAGAACTGAGTCTTAGAAACAAGACTATGGTAGATTTCTATATCAGCGTCATTAAGCGTTACCGCAAGGAACTTCTTAAACTCTCAACCCTCATAGTTGCAGATGCTTACTTCTCTACAAGTACATTTGTTAATGGGATAAAGAAAGAAGGGTTCTCTTTGATAAGCCGCTTTCGTGACAATGCTTGTCTCTTTTATGTCTATGCTGGTCCACGTACTGGAAAACGTGGTCGCCCCAAGACCAAGGATGGCAAGATTGATATGAAGAATCTTGACCTCACTCGAATGGAGAAGATGGAGATGAAAGATATAGAAGGAACAGCTTATACTTTGATAGCCTATTCCAAGGCACTCAGGTGTAAAGTTAGACTTGTCATCTGGCAGATGCCGAATGGCAAGAAGAAACTATTCTTCTCTACAGACACCTCACTTTCGGGTGAAGAAGTACTTCTTTATTATAGAACCAGGTTCCAGATCGAATTTTGCTTTCGTGACGCCAAAGGCTATACTGGTCTTATGGACTGCCAGGCTCGCGATAAGTGGAAACTCGATTTTGCTTTCAATGCTTCGTTCACATCACTAAATGTTGCCAAGGTAACTATGAAGGAGATGGGAATGGAATATTCTATGTCTTCATTCAAGTCACTGATGACCAATATTTATCTGGTGAAACGAATTTTTAAAGCAAGCGGGTACACCCCGAACCGAACTTTAATTAGCAAGATTTTCAAAGATCTCTCGTGCTTACAGCGTATAGCTGCTTAGCACATTATTGAATTATTAACGAACTATTGAGTAATAAAAATGCAGAAATTTGCTTGTAGGGGGCAAATTTCTGCATTTTTATTATCTTTCTGCGATAAATTCCATCTCAATCAGCCATCCTGGCCTGCAGACTTTGGCTTCTACGATGATGCGGGGTATCTGCGGATAAAACTGTTGCATCATTCTATCTACCGTATGATAGTCGGAAATATCTCGCAGGTAGATGATGAAATATTGGATATCGTTCATGGTGGCATCGCCATCTTTCAGCAAGGCTCCTACGTTCTCCAGCAGTCTGCCGGTCTGTCTTACAATATCTTCTTCATAAACTACGTTTCCCAGTTTGTCGATGCTCGCCGTGCCTGAGATGAAGTATTGCTGCTTGAAATGCTGGCTTCCATCAGAATTGCTGCAATGCGTTGGCAGCGTAACCCGGGTTCCCCTTTCGAAGGCTACGCCATATTCATGGGTAGGGTTCAGATGTTCCAGTGCCTGGAGATACTTCTTGTCTTCTTCCTTGATGCCGGGGAAGGTGAGGAAATCGATGGCTACTGCTGCATGGCGAACGGGAGTGGCTCCTCCGATGCCGGTGCTGGCGATGTAGTGGGTGTCGGCAGTTAATCCTTCCTTGTCGAAAATGTCGTTGCGTGCTTCCACTACGCCCTGGTAATTCACGTCGATGTTGGTAACGTATATCCAGGTACGCACAAGATTGCGTTCCATTGTCATATCCGTATCTGCAATGATTTGCAGATATTTGTTGAAAAGAAGGTTTGTCTGCTCGTATGAATCCTTCCCCTTTGCTTCTTCCTCCGTCAGGCGAAGACTATGGAATAGGAGTGGTGTCTCATCGTCCGTGGTCTTGACCAGAAGTGAAATCTTGCTGCCGCAAAGGGGTGTTTGCTCTACGATGGTGAGGTGGATATCTTTCAGATACTCCTGATAGAGAAGAGAGTCCTGGAAATCCTGAATCTGATTTTGGGAGTCGCTGAGAAATACCTTGCAATATTGCAAAGTGCGATGCTCCTGTTTCTCAATGTCGAGATAATTACCTAGTTTTAGATACAGAAAGTTGAGGCGGTCATTGAATGTCCCCATCACTTCTGGTGTAATAATGCTGTATTTATCCATCTTGTTTTTTGTCTTTTCTTCTGAATATCTTCTACAATTTTTCTGCAAAGTTACGGATAATTCATGAGAAAAGAAAAAAACAAGATGGACTTTTGATGAAAATACCTACTTATGGTGATGGGTATTCCTGTTATCTGTAAAATATTAAAGCGATTCGAGCATGCGCTTGATTACAACTTCGGCTGAAATCTCACGGTTGGCTGCCTCTGGAATCACCAGGCTGTTCTTGCTCTCGATGACATCATCGGTAACAATCAGACCGCGGCGAACAGGCAGACAGTGCATGAAGCAACCATCATTGGTCCAGCTCATGTGCTCCTCGTCGATGGTCCAGCTCATATCTTTGCTCAAGATCTCACCATACTGTGCTGGATTTTTCACGCCCGGACAGCTCCAGTTCTTGGCATAAACGAAGTCTGCACCTTCCAGCGCCTTCTTCTGGTCGTACTCCACCTTGGCATTGCCCACAAACTTAGGGTCCAGCTCATAGCCCTCAGGGTGAGTAACCACGAAATCAACATCGGCTGCGTTCATCCACTGGGCGAATGAGTTTGGTACAGCCTGAGGCAGGGCACGGCAGTGAGGAGCCCAGGTCAAGACTACCTTAGGACGAGCCACCTTCTTATGCTCCTCAATGGTGATGAGGTCGGCGAATGCCTGGAGTGGGTGAACGGTGGCAGTCTCCATGGCGAAGACTGGGCGGCCGCTGTACTTCACAAACTGGTTTACGATAGTCTCGGCGTAATCGTAGTCACGGTCTTTCAAACCGGCAAAGCTGCGCACGCCAATCAAATCGCAGAAGCTACCCATTACTGGGATAGCTTCCAGCAGATGTTCGCTCTTGTCGCCATCCATGATAACGCCACGCTCTGTCTCCAGTTTCCATGCACCGGCGTTCACGTCGAGCACGATCACATTCATGCCCAGGTTCATCGCAGCCTTCTGTGTACTCAGTCGGGTACGGAGACTGTTATTGAAGAATATCATCAGCAAGGTCTTGTTCTTGCCCAACTCCTGATAACCGAAACGGTTTGCTTTCACTTCCTGTGCCTCGGCGAGCGCTGCTTTCAAGTCGCCAAGGTCTTCAACATTAAAGAATGTCTTCATTGTTATTTCGTTTTTTGTTTGTTATTTCTAATATAATGCTATTGAATTCTTCACTCTTCACTTTTCGTTCTTCACTTCCTTGTCTGTCCCTGACCTGTAATCAACCACTTGTAGGTAGTAATCTCTTCTAGCGCCATTGGTCCGCGGGCTCCAAGCTTTTGGGTGCTGATGCCAATTTCTGCGCCCAGTCCGAACTGTGCGCCATCGGTAAAGCTGGTAGGAGCGTTTACATAAACGCAGGCTGCATCTACCATTGCCTGGAACTTCTTCTGGGTTGCTTCGTTATTGGAAACGATGCTCTCGCTGTGTCCGCTTCCGTAGGTGGCGATATGCTCGAGTGCCTCATCTTCCGAAGCCACGGTCTTGATACCCATCTGCATGCTGAGCCATTCGGTGTTCCAGATGCTCTTCATGTTAGCATCAGTTTCCTTCATCTTCGCTTCGCTTTCCTCAGCCTTATATAATAAGGTGTCAGGATAGTGCCCCTTTAATGCCTCGTAGGCCTTGGCATCTGCATGAATCTTGGTCTGCTTCTCGGCGAGCCCCTTGCAGAGGGCAGGGAGATCGCTTAATCTGCTTTCATGAATCAGCAGACAGTCGAGTGCATTGCATACGCTTACTCTTCGGCACTTGGCATTTGTGATGATGCGCTTGCCCATCTCCAGGTCGCCATCTTTATCGAAGTAGCAGTGTACCACGCCAGCTCCAGTCTCGATAACCGGCACTTTGGCAGTATCACGAACGAAGTTGATAAGCTTCTTTCCACCTCGAGGAATGCAGAGGTCGATATAGCCCACGGCATTCAGCATTTCGCCTGTAGCCTCATGGGTAGCTGGTAGAAGCGTACATACGTTTGGATTCACGCCATACTTTATCAACACCCTGTTGATAAGTTCGACACCCGCTGAGTTAGAGGAGTTTGCATCCTTTCCACCTTTCAGTACGCATGCATTTCCACTCTTGAAACAGAGAGAAAAAACATCGTAGGTAACATTAGGACGGGCCTCGTAAATCATGCCGATGACTCCGAATGGAACGGCTACTCGCTGCAGGTGCAATCCGTTGTCGAGTGTCTTGTCTTTGAGAACTCTTCCGAGTGGTGAGGGCAGGGTACTTACGTGTCTCATATCCGAAGCAATATCCTGGAGTCGCTGCTCGGTGAGTTGCAATCGGTCGTAGAGTGGGTTAGCCTTGTCCATCTTAGCCAAGTCTTCTGCATTTGCCTGGAGGAGCACAGGAGTTTCGGCGATGATAGCGTCAGCCACCGCCTGCAGGATTTCATTACGTTGTTCGTCGCTGAGCAAGCCCAGGGTCTTGCTGGCAGCCTTCACTTTTTGGAAAGTCTCTTTCAGTTCCATTCGCTATTTCCTTTCTTATTTAATGATAAGATGTTATTTCGTTGCAAAGGTAAGTATAATTATTGGAAATCGCAAACTTTATGCAAGAAAAAGTGATGATTTTGTATAAAAATGTATAGTTATACGGAAAATGAGATTCAAAAAGGTCA
The Segatella copri DNA segment above includes these coding regions:
- a CDS encoding transposase, yielding MNTGLDQYMDIFKDAVEDSAAKLTKSFEKILIEVIILFMVIPRKINFTQMGRYGSHVEQTYRNAFGLKKSKSIDWLKLNVSLAKRFFGKQGRWAIAIDPSYISKAGKKTPHIGRFWSGCAQSVKHGLEIMGIGLIDIDAKDCMMLKAHQSLSNKELSLRNKTMVDFYISVIKRYRKELLKLSTLIVADAYFSTSTFVNGIKKEGFSLISRFRDNACLFYVYAGPRTGKRGRPKTKDGKIDMKNLDLTRMEKMEMKDIEGTAYTLIAYSKALRCKVRLVIWQMPNGKKKLFFSTDTSLSGEEVLLYYRTRFQIEFCFRDAKGYTGLMDCQARDKWKLDFAFNASFTSLNVAKVTMKEMGMEYSMSSFKSLMTNIYLVKRIFKASGYTPNRTLISKIFKDLSCLQRIAA
- a CDS encoding Rid family hydrolase, which codes for MDKYSIITPEVMGTFNDRLNFLYLKLGNYLDIEKQEHRTLQYCKVFLSDSQNQIQDFQDSLLYQEYLKDIHLTIVEQTPLCGSKISLLVKTTDDETPLLFHSLRLTEEEAKGKDSYEQTNLLFNKYLQIIADTDMTMERNLVRTWIYVTNIDVNYQGVVEARNDIFDKEGLTADTHYIASTGIGGATPVRHAAVAIDFLTFPGIKEEDKKYLQALEHLNPTHEYGVAFERGTRVTLPTHCSNSDGSQHFKQQYFISGTASIDKLGNVVYEEDIVRQTGRLLENVGALLKDGDATMNDIQYFIIYLRDISDYHTVDRMMQQFYPQIPRIIVEAKVCRPGWLIEMEFIAER
- a CDS encoding acetylornithine carbamoyltransferase; translation: MKTFFNVEDLGDLKAALAEAQEVKANRFGYQELGKNKTLLMIFFNNSLRTRLSTQKAAMNLGMNVIVLDVNAGAWKLETERGVIMDGDKSEHLLEAIPVMGSFCDLIGVRSFAGLKDRDYDYAETIVNQFVKYSGRPVFAMETATVHPLQAFADLITIEEHKKVARPKVVLTWAPHCRALPQAVPNSFAQWMNAADVDFVVTHPEGYELDPKFVGNAKVEYDQKKALEGADFVYAKNWSCPGVKNPAQYGEILSKDMSWTIDEEHMSWTNDGCFMHCLPVRRGLIVTDDVIESKNSLVIPEAANREISAEVVIKRMLESL
- a CDS encoding glutamate-5-semialdehyde dehydrogenase; translation: MELKETFQKVKAASKTLGLLSDEQRNEILQAVADAIIAETPVLLQANAEDLAKMDKANPLYDRLQLTEQRLQDIASDMRHVSTLPSPLGRVLKDKTLDNGLHLQRVAVPFGVIGMIYEARPNVTYDVFSLCFKSGNACVLKGGKDANSSNSAGVELINRVLIKYGVNPNVCTLLPATHEATGEMLNAVGYIDLCIPRGGKKLINFVRDTAKVPVIETGAGVVHCYFDKDGDLEMGKRIITNAKCRRVSVCNALDCLLIHESRLSDLPALCKGLAEKQTKIHADAKAYEALKGHYPDTLLYKAEESEAKMKETDANMKSIWNTEWLSMQMGIKTVASEDEALEHIATYGSGHSESIVSNNEATQKKFQAMVDAACVYVNAPTSFTDGAQFGLGAEIGISTQKLGARGPMALEEITTYKWLITGQGQTRK